The DNA region CATAGACGTCGGCCGAGCCGTGGCTCTTGATGACCACCCCGCGCAGCCCCAGCAGCGCCGCGCCGTTGTAGCGGCGATTGTCGACGCGGCGGCGCAGGCGGTTGAGGACGGGCGACGCGATGGCGCCCGCCAGCAGGGTGATGAGGTTGCGTTTGAATTCCTCGCGGATGACGCTGCTCATCATCTTGGCGAGGCCTTCGATGGACTTCAGCACCACGTTGCCGACGAAGCCGTCGCAAACGACGACGTCGACCGTGCCCTTGAAGATGTCGTTCCCCTCCACGTTGCCGTGGAAGTTCAGCGGACTGGCGCGCAGCAGCTCGGCGGCTTCCTTCACCACCTCGTTGCCCTTGATCACTTCCTCGCCGATGTTCAGCAGGCCGACCTTGGGCCGCTCGCAATGATCGAGCGCCTGCGCCAGCGCGGTGCCCATGATGGCGAACTGCAGCAGGTGCTCGGCCGTGCAATCGACGTTCGCGCCCAGGTCCAGCACCGTGGTAGCGCGGCCTTCCTGGTTGGGAATGGACGTGGCGATGGCCGGCCGGTCGATGCCGTCCATCGTCTTCAGCACGTAGCGCGTGATCGCC from Bordetella genomosp. 10 includes:
- the plsX gene encoding phosphate acyltransferase PlsX; the protein is MIRIAIDCMGGDIGLPTTIPASIAFARQFPDARLLLVGVPDAIEKALGASRDVPRDRIEIVPASEVVTMDDPVEVALRRKKDSSMRLAAQAVKDGRADACVSAGNTGAWMAITRYVLKTMDGIDRPAIATSIPNQEGRATTVLDLGANVDCTAEHLLQFAIMGTALAQALDHCERPKVGLLNIGEEVIKGNEVVKEAAELLRASPLNFHGNVEGNDIFKGTVDVVVCDGFVGNVVLKSIEGLAKMMSSVIREEFKRNLITLLAGAIASPVLNRLRRRVDNRRYNGAALLGLRGVVIKSHGSADVYAFGFALQRAREAVASRLLERIMQSVAQIHQSVHTNNVATALPRAAGDSA